CGGCGGGCTTCATCCAGGCTGGCGTCCACCGCCCCCGCCCGCTCGCGCGCGACCTGCACCCGCGCCTCCAGGTTGGAGACGATGCGGCGGATCTCGGCATCGATCTGTTCGTCGGCGTCGGACAGTTCGTGGCGGGCCCGCACCATGTCCGGATGACGTTCGCCATAGCGGCTGGACAGGTCCGCTACGCGAGCCGACGCCTCGGCCCGGCGGGCGCGCAGCTGCTGCACGACCTGGGACTGAAGCGCCTCGCCCACATCCTCGCCGCTCGATCCGCGCGCCAGCTGGGCGCGGGCGGTGCGCAGCCTCGCCTGCTCTTCCGCCAGCTGACTGCGGGCGGCGGCCCGCTGCTGGTTGTAGGCCGATATCTCCTGTTCGGTCAGGGTCGCGCCGTCGGCGCTGAGCAGGCCGTTCTCGGCGCGGTATCGCTCGACCGCGCCTTCCGCCGCCTCGACCTCGGCGCGCAGGGCCGCCAGCCGCTCGGTCAACCAGCCGTTGGCCTGGCGCGTCGCATCGCCCTTGGCCTCCAGCTGTTGCAGCAGATACTGGTCTGCAAAGGCGTTGGCGATGCGCGCCGCCTTGGCCGGGTCGCGCGATTCAAACGCCACGTTCATCACGTAGGTCCCGCCGGTCCGTGCGATGCCGAGCCGCTCCAGCACCGCGTCGATCACCTGCTCCTTGCGCGCCTGCGGATCGCTCAAGACGGCTGGCCCGCCCGCTACGCCGAACCGGCGCCCTGACCTCGGCTCGGCAAACTCGGGATCTTGGACCAGCCTCAGCGCGTCGACCACCCGCTCCGCCAACTGACGGGACCTCAGGATTTCGACCTCGGTGTCCACCACCGCCGACTCGGCTGTCAGGCCCGACAGCACCGCCTCGGAATCGACCACCCGAGCCCTGCGGGTGTCGATCGTCAGGCTGGCGACGGCCGTATAGAGCGTCGGCTGCATCCGGATCGCCGCCATGGTCGCGACCGTGGTCAGCAGGAACACGGCGCACGCCAGCCACAGCCGACGACGCACGACGCCGATCAGCCGATGCAGGTCCACGCCCTCTCCGATCGCGCCGCGCCAGCCGGCCGGCGCCTGCAGCCCTGCGTCCATCGATCTCCCCCTCCCGCACCCGGTCAGAACCGGGCGACCAGCGCCCCCGCCAGTCGATTGATCTCGAACCCCGCCCCGGCCGACCGCCCCCGCGACGATCGCTGCTCATGGATGCCGGTAAGGCGCACTCCATACCGTCGGTTGAACAGATAGCTGGCTTCGAGGGCGGTTGTGAACCGCCGATCCTCCCGATCCACGTCATTGTAGGCCTGGCGTCGCCATCCGATCCGCGCGCTCAGGATCAGGTTGCGCAGCAGTTCATGATCCACCGCCAGGGCGACGCGGCTCGATAAGGATGCAGCCGAGCCGAGGCGCTCCGCATCCTCGACCGTTCGATCCCCCGTCAGGGTTACCGTCGTCAGTTGCGTCGGAAACCACTCGACCCTGGCCGTCGCGGCTACGCCCTGGATGTCGCGAATGGCGGGATCGTCAAACGCCTGTCGAACATGGCCGGCCGCGATCTGGGCGCGGATCAGCGCGCCCACCTCGAAGTCGGCGCCCAGCAAGGCCTCGCCGCCTGCCGAGTCCCTTCCTCGCGCACTGTCATAGTCCCGCCGGTCGGCGCTGCCCTGCACGAACAGGGCGACTGCGGGCGTGACGGCATAGTCGGCGCGCCCGGTCAGACGCGACACCGTCCGGTCGCGGTGATCCTGATCGACTTCTTCGCCCGCTGCTGTTTCGCCATCGCGGAAGTCGAGACGGCGTTGCTCGGCGCGCAGCGTGGTCCTGAAACGACCGGAGACGCGTCGGCCCTGCAGATGAAGCTCGCGCGCCTCGATGACGATCGGTTCGGCGCTGACGTCGGGCGCATCCACCGCGCCGCGCGGCTCGGCTCGCCTGGACAGGCCGGCGCCGAACGCCAGGTCCATGTCACGCGTCAGGTCCAGCCGGCCGGACAGGTCGAGCGATCCATCGCTGCTGTCCTCACGCGATGCAGACGCATGGCGGCGCGCCACGCCATCCGCCTGGACGACCAGCGCATGACGCGACCACGTCGATCGCAGCGATGCACCCGCGGCGAGCCGCAGGAGGCTGTCGGCCACCCGATCGGCCGGCGCGGCGTAGAGGTTGTCGACGATCTCGGTTCCGACCTCCGCGCGGGGGCGCAACACAAAGCCGCCCAGGCGCGCGCCCGTGGCTTCATATTCCGGATGCGGACGGTCGCGCACGGCCATGCCCCGGTCCCGCTCGAACAGCGGCGCCGGCTGAGCGCTGACCTGCGCCATCGCGTCGGACGCCCACGTCGACGCAGCGAGCAGAACCATCGCCACGGCGAGCCGCCGTTTCCTTGCCCCCATGTCGCCCGCCCCCGCCGGCCCGCGTCGTCCCGCCTTGGCTGGCGAGCGCGACCACGCCTATGGTGCACTAACGGTATGGGGGCTGAAGATGAAGGCGCAAACGCTTGGCGCGTGGACGATGGTCCTTGTCGTTGCGATGGGCGTCGCGGCCAACGCGCCGGCCTCGGCCGGGCCGATCCAGACGCCCGAGCGTGTCGTGCCCGAGTATCGGCTCGGGCCCGGCGACCGCGTCCGCGTCACCGTCTTTGGTGAAGAGGCGCTGGGCGGGACCTTTGTGGTGGACGGCGCGGGCGCCGCGTCCCTGCCGCTGATCGGCGAGGTGCGGGCCGGCGGCCTGACCGTGGCGCAATTCAGGGACGGCGTGGCCGCCGCCTTGCGAGACGGCTATCTGCACGAGCCGCGCGTCTCGGCCGAGGTGGTGAACCACCGTCCCTTCTACATCCTGGGCGAGGTCAATCGGCCCGGCGAATACCCATACGCAGCAGGTCTGACGGTGATGAGCGCGGCCGCCACCGCCGGCGGCTTCACCTACCGCGCCAACACCCGCCGGGTGTTCATCAAGCGCGTGGACGAGAACGCCGAGCAGGCCTATCCGCTGACCAGTTCCACGCCGGTCGCGCCCGGCGACACCCTGCGCATCGGCGAACGCTATTTCTGACGCGACGGGCGGCGTTCGGTTAACCGCGATTAAACGGCTTTTCCCCAAGGGTCCCAGGCGATGTCCGGGGCCCCGCACAGCAAGCGCCTGCTGAAGACGACCGTGGCGGCCGCCGCGGCTGGCGCGGTCGCGCTTGCGCCCGTTGCGCCGTCGCTGGCGCAGGAGGCGGCGCGCGGCGGCGCGCCCCTGTCGGTCGATATCGGCCGCACCGCGGATTTCACCCGCGTCGAGTTCGGCGGCGTCATCGGCGGTCGCGCGCAGGTGCGGCGTCAGGGCGACGCCGTGATCGTGCGCATCGGCACAACGGCCGCGCCCGACATTTCGCGTCTCAAGGTCGATCCCCCGGAAGGCGTCGCTTCGGTCGAAACGCGCGCGGTGCGCGGCGCGGCCGAGGTCGTCATCACCCTGGCGGAGGGCGCGCAGGCCCGGTCCGGCGTCGCCGACGGGGCCGTCTGGCTGAACCTCTATGCGCCGGGCAAAGCGCCCGAAGGCGAAGAAAAGCCGAAGCCGGCGACTCAGTCGGTCGTGCCGGTGCGCGCCACGAGTTCTGCGGACAAGACGGTGCTCTCCTTCGGCTGGAGCACGCCGGTGGGCGCGGCCGTGTTCCGGCGGGGCGAGGCGGTGTGGATCGTCTTCGACGCCGCCGCCAGGATGGATCTCGCGGGCGCCAAGGACCTGGGCCCGGCCAAGGATGCGCGCTGGGCCGCCGGTCCCGACTATTCGGTGGTGCGGATCGCCGCGCCGGACGGCCTGGCGGTCACCGCACAGGGCGAAGGCGGTCTGTGGACCGTGACGATCGGCGGATCGCCCGCCGGCGCATCGGGTGTCGAGATCGGCCGCTCCGACGACGGCTCCGCGACCCTGACGGCGCGCATGGCCGGGGCCACCAAGACGGTGTGGCTGACCGATCCGCTGGTCGGCGACCGCTTCGCCGCCGTTACCGCGCTTGCGCCCGGCAAGGGCCTGGCCGAGGCCCGTCGCACCGTGGACCTGTCGCTGATCCCCACCGCCCAGGGGCTGGCTGTCGAAACCGCCACCGACGACCTTCAGGTCGAGGCCGCCGGCGACCTGGTGACGCTGAGCCGCCCGGACGGCCTGATGCTGTCGCCGCCGTCCGCGGTGCTTGCGGTCGGCGACCACGCGGCCGATGCGCCGAAAAAGGCCGATCATCCAGGCCTGATCCTGGCCGAGTGGTCCGAACTGGGCGAGGACGGCTTTTCCGAACGCCAGCGCCAGCTTCAGGATGCGGCCGGCGAGGAGACCTTGTCGGCCAAGGACGATCCGCGCGCGCCGATCGAGGCGCGCATGGCCTATGCCCGCTTCCTGGTCGGCTCCGGTCTGAACTTCGAGGCCGTTGGCGTGCTGAACGCCCTGGTGGCTCAGGCCCCGAACATGCTTGGCGAGCCCGAGGTGCGCGGCCTGCGCGGCGCCGCGCGCGCGGCGATCGGCCGGCTGGAGGAGGCGCAAAGCGACTTCTCAGGCGCGGCCCTGGCCAACGATCCGGCGACAAGGGTCTGGCTGGGCTATATCGCCGCCAATCAGGGCGACTGGGCCGGCGCGCGGACCGCCTTTGCGGCAGGCGCCTCGGTGATCGACGACTTCCCCAAGGAATGGCGCGCCCGTTTCGGCGCCGCCCACGCCATGGCCGCCATCGAGACCGGCGATCTGGACGCCGCGCGCCAGCTTCTCGCCTACAGCTTCAGCCAGCAGGCCCCGGCGGCGGACCAGTTGACCGCGCGGCTGGTGCAGGCGCGCCTGTTCGACCTCTCCGGCGACAAGAACCGGGCGCTCGCTGTCTACAAGGCCGTGGCACGCGCGCCGCTGGACGGCATCGCCACCCCCGCCAAGCTGGGCGTGATCGGGCTGGAGCTGGACAAGGGCGCCCTGCCCGCCAATGAAGCCGCAGCGCAGCTGGAGCAGCTGAAATGGCGCTGGCGAGGCGACGCGACCGAACTGGCCGTAATCCGCAAGCTGGCCGACATCTACCTGCGCCAGGGGCGCTACCGCGAGGCGCTGGACGCGCTGCGCAGCGCGGGCAAGCGGATGGCGCGCATTCCAGGCGCGTCCGACATCCTCGCGGACCAGTCCAACGCCTTTCGCGCCCTGTTCCTGGACGGCGCGGCGGACGGCCTTCAGCCGGTGCAGGCCCTGGCGCTGTTCTACGACTTCCGCGAGCTGACGCCCGTCGGCGCCGACGGCGACGAAATGGTGCGCCGCCTGGCGCGTCGCCTGATCGACGTGGACCTGCTGGACCAGGCGGCCGAGCTGCTGAAGCACCAGGTGGACGCGCGGCTGGAGGGCGTGGCCAAGGCGCAGGTCGCGACCGATCTTTCGACCATCTATCTGATGGATCGCCAGCCTGAGAAGGCGCTGCAAGCCATCTGGTCCTCGCGCACCACCCTGTTGCCCAGCGCCATGAACGCCGAACGCCGGGCGCTGGAGGCCCGCGCCTTGATGGACCTGGGCCGTTTCGACCACGCGCTGGAGGTGCTGGACAAGGACCAGAGCGCCCCGGCACGCGAAGTCCGCGCCGACATTCTGTGGAAGCAGCAGAAGTGGGCCGAGGCCGCCGCCCTGTACGAAGCCCGCTTGGGCGACCGGTTCGCCGATCCGTCGCCACTGAAGCCGGTCGAGGAAAGCTGGCTGGTTCGCGCCGGCGTCGGCTATTCGCTGGGTGGAAACCGGCCCGCGCTGCAGCGTCTGCACGGACAGTATTCGCCGTTCATCGCCAAGGCTCGGTCCGCCAACGCCATCCGCGTGGCGCTGGATGACAGCCTCTCGGGCGTCGCGGGCGCCGGCGACTTCGCCGGGCTTGCGGGCGGCGCCGACACCTTTGTCGGCTGGGTCGGCGCGATGAAGGACGACTTCAGAAAGGAAACGGGCGGGGCCTGAAAGGCGCCCGCCCGTCGAAACGCAGCTTCGATCCGCACCGGCGGACCGGATCGGCCTTAGCCGTTCACGGCGTCCTTCAGCGGCTTGGAGACGCGGAAGCGCACGGCCTTGGAGGCGGCGATCTTGATCGTCTGGCCGGTAGCCGGGTTGCGGCCCTCGCGCTCGGCGCGGTCGGCGGTGTCAAAGACGCCCAGGTTCGAGATGCGGACGTCGCCGCCTTCCTTCAGGCTCTTGTGGATGTTCTCGACGATCGAGGTCAGCACCTTGCCGGCGTCGCCTTGCGACACACCGGTGTCCTTGGCGACGGCGGCGATCAGTTCGGCTTGAGTGGTCATGAGGATTTATCCATTGCAATCGCCCCCACGGGGCGAGACCCGCCGATCAACACGGAAAAGCGTCGCCTTGGCAAGTGCGGATACGGCGCAAACCCTTGCGGGGCGGGCCTCAGCCGCCTCCGGCCGCCCGCTGGAAGCTTTCCACCAGACTGCCCGCGACCAGCCGCCAGCCGTCCACCAGCACAAAGAAGATCAGCTTGAACGGCAGGGACACCACTACCGGCGGCAGCATCATCATGCCCATCGACATCAGCACGCTGGCGACCACCAGATCGATCACAAGAAACGGAATGAACAGGAGAAATCCGATCGAGAACGCCTGCTTCAGCTCCGAGATCATGAAGGCCGGAGTGACCACGCGCAGCGGCAGCTCCTGCACGTTCTGCGGCGCTTCCACCTGGCTCAGGCGGGTGAAAAGGGCTAGGTCGGCGCGGTCCACCTGACCCAGCATGAAGGTCTTGACCGGCTCGGACGCCGCATCGAACGCCTGGGGCAGTTCCATCTGCTGATCCAGCAAGGGGCGGATGCCCGAATCATAGGCGTCCTGCCAGGTCGGAGCCATGACGATCGCCGACAGGAACAGCGCCAGCGACACCAACACCGCGTTCGGCGGCGACTGCTGCATGCCCAGGGCGGTCCTCAGCAGCGACAGCACCACCACGATCCGCACGAAACTGGTGGTCATGATGACGATCGACGGCGCCAGCGACAGCACGGTCATCAGTCCGACCAGTTGCACCACTCGCTGAGTCAGGCCGGAGCCGGTGCCCAGGTCGATGTTGATGGCGGATCCGGTCTGCGCCGCCTCCTGCGCCAGCGCCCCGAGCGGCCAGGCCAGGCACACCAGCGTCGTGAACAGCGACAGCAGCGCCGCCCGCTTCAGTTCGGCGCCGGTGGGGATGGAGAAGATCCTCTCCCTCCCCGCCCCGGGGAGGGTGGCTGAGCGTAGCGAGGCCGGGTGGGGGCGGCCGGGCGACACATCGCGGGTCCGTGCGTCCTTGCCTTGCCGCCCCCACCCGGTCGCTCCGCGACCACCCTCCCCGAAACGGGGAGGGAGAGGGTTGAACCGGCGATTCACTTGCCGCTCCCGATCTGGCGCGGCTCGATCAGTTCGCGCCCTTCGCCCAGCAGGATCAGCCGCTCCTCGTCGTCTACCCGCACCAGCACCAGCCGGCGCGCCGGATCTAGCACCAGGGTCTCGACCACCTGCAGGCGACGCTCGCCCCGCTGGACCTGCAGCCGGGCCAGCAACTGCGGCGCATAGCGGCGCGCCGCCCAGGCCGCCAGGCCGATGATGCCGAGTGTAAAGGCCAGGCCGAACACGGCGCGGGCGAGATCAAGGAAGTTCATCGGGCGTGTCGTGGGAGCGGCGCGCACCCCGCGCGTCGTTGGCGACTGTTAACCAGCAGGGTTAACGAGCCGTTGAGATAACCCCGCGTTAACCAGACAGGCGGCATTTTCTGCCTATCGGGTGCGATCGTCGCGCTCTCGGAGGCCGTCATGGGCGTCGCCGACCTGCCGCTGCTGCAACAGATCAAGGGTCGGCTCGGCTGGCTGGACGAGCGCCAGCGCGTGATCGCCCAGAACGTCGCCAACGCCGACACGCCCGGCTACGGCGCCCAGGACCTGAAGGCGCCGCCCGCCTTCGCCGACGCCATGCGCGGCGGCGGCTTGCCGATGGCCCAGACCCATCCGGGCCACGCCGGCGGTCGCGTGGAGATGCTGCGAACCAGCAACGCCCACATCGCGCCGGCCGGCTCGCGCCTTCGCTACGACCCGATGAAGGCGCCGGACTCGGAGACCACCATGGACGGCAACTCGGTGGTGATGGAGGAGCAGATGCTGAAGATGGCCGAGAGCCGCATGGCCTACGACGCCGCCATCGGCTTCTACCAGAAGTCGATGAGCATGATCCGCCTGGCCGCGAAGAAGCCCGGCGCGTGACGAAAGAGGCCTGATCAATGCCCGACCCCATCACCCCCCGCAACAACGCCATGGCGGTCGCCGCCAGCGCCCTGAAGGCCCAGCAATCGCGCATGCGCGTGATCGCCGAGAACATCGCCAACGCCCAGTCCACCGCCGACGCGCCGGGCGGCCAGCCCTATCGCCGCCAGGTGCCGGTGTTCCAGGCGCGCGAGATGGACGGCATGACCGGCGTGTCCCTGTCCCAGGTGCGGTCCGATCAGAGCGAGTTCAAGAAGGACTACGATCCGACCCATCCGGCGGCGGACGCTCAGGGCTATGTGCTGCGGCCCAACGTCGACACCCTGGTCGAGGCCATGGACATGCGCGAGGCCCAGCGCGCCTACGAGGCCAATCTGAACGTGATCGAGACCGCGCGGACCATGGAAAGCCGCACCCTCGACATCATCAAGCGCTGACGAGAAGGGCCTGATCCATGAACCCCTTGATGGCCGCCCGCGCCTATTCCTCCATCCAGGGCGGCGCCATGCCCAGCGCGCCCACGCCGGCCGCGTCCGGCGGCGGCTTCGGAGACATGGTCCAGAACGTCATGCAGGACATGACGCAGCAGACCCGCGCCGCCGAGACCCAGATGACCCAGTCCATCGGCGGCCAGGGCAATCTGATCGACGTGGTCACCGCCCTGTCCTCGGCCGAGGCGTCGCTGGAAACGGTGATCTCGGTGCGCGATCAGGTGATCAACGCCTACAAGGAAATCATGGCCATGCCGATCTGATCGCGGGTGGACCATCGGTCCCGGCGACACCTTGCGCCGTTCGGCGCATTGAAGACGGCATGAGCGACCATCCGCGCCTGAGTTCCCTGTCCACCGGCCTGCGCTGCCGCTGCCCGCGCTGTGGGGAGGGGCCGTTGTTCAAGGGCTTTCTGTCGCTGCGCGATCGCTGCCCCGCCTGCGACCTCGACTTTGGCTTCGCAGATCCGGCGGACGGCCCGGCCTTTTTCGTCATGTCGGCGGTGGGCGTGGTCGGCATGATCGGCTTCATGATCTTCGACTTCACCGTGCAGCCGCCCGTGTGGGTGCACCTGTTCACCACCCTGCCCGTTCTGGTCGCCCTGTGCCTGGGCGCGCTTCGCCCGTTCAAGGCCTGGATGGTGGCCGAGCAATATCTGCACAAGGCGGAGGAAGCGCGCTTCGACCGGCCCGTCGACCAGCCATGAACGGTTACCTGTTTCTGGCCGGCGCCATCGTGGCCGAGGTGATCGCCACCACCGCCCTGAAGGCGTCGGACGGCTTCACCCGTCTGGTCCCGTCGGTGATCACGGCCGTCGGCTATGCGGTCGCCTTCTATCTGCTGTCGCAGGTGCTGAAGACCATCCCGACCGGCGTCGCCTACGCCATCTGGTCGGGCGCAGGCATCGTGCTGATCACCCTAATTGCCTGGCTGGGATTCGGTCAAAAGGTGGATGCGGCAGCTATCGCCGGCATGGTCCTGATCGTGGCCGGCGTCGTGGTCATCAACGTCTTCTCCAAAGCCCAAGCGCACTAGGATCAGGCGCACCAGGATCAGGCGCATCAGGGCTCGACGATCGTCAGCTCCGGCCAGCGCGCCTTGGCCCGCTCCACCACGCGGTTCCAGTCCTTGGCCAAGGGCCTGAACGGATTAGGCCGGATCACCATGTCGAACACGTCCGCCAGCCCGAATGGCGCGACAACCGTCAGCGCGTCGTCCGCCTCAAGCCGCACGCCCACGGCGAACGCCGGCGCCACGAAGCGGGCCAATGCCTCGCCCGTGCTGTCCAGGGGCCCGTAGGCCTCGCCGAACTTGGCCGGAAACCACAGCGGCACTCGCGCCTGGTTGCGCACTTCGACCCGTTCACGCAGACCGGGCTCAAAGGCGTCGGCCACACGCCGGATCACCGCATCCTCGGCGTCCCACGAGGTGTCGGGATCGAAATAGCCGATGTCGAAATCCTTGACGCCCTGCCCCGGCGGCCTGCCGGTCAGAGCGTTCCAAACCGACTGGTAGACCGCGCCGGAGAAGACCAGCCAGTCCGGCGGGTCGAGGTCGCGCATCGTCCTCAGCACCGTCATCAGGTCGGGATCGGCCCGAACGATCTCGATCAGCCGCTGTTCCAGGGAATCGCTCATCCCGCATCCAATAAGGCCCCGCCTCGTTGATCGGGAGAGGAAAGGAGGCGTCCATGTCGATCGCCAAGGTTTACGCCAATCTGTCGTGCCGGGACCTGAACACCAGCACGCGCTGGTTCACGGCCCTGTTCGGGCGCGATCCGGACACTGCGCCGATGGCCGGCCTGCACGAATGGGACTGCGGCTCCGGCGGGCTTCAGCTGTATGAAAAGCCCGAGCACGCGGGCGCCGGCACCCTGACCCTGATCGTCGATGACATCGCGGCCGAACGCGCGCGGCTGGATGCGGCGGGCCTGGTGGTGGCCGAGGTCGAGGCGGCCGACTACACCACCATCATGCGGCTGCGCGATCCGGACGGGAACCTGGTGGTGCTGGCCCAGCCGAACCCCGCGGCCGGCGCCTAACCCCTGACCGGCCAGGCGTGGTCCAGCGGACCGTGGCCGCCGCCGAGGCCCGGCGCGAGGCGGATCGCCTCGCCGACATAGGCCCAGGCTTCGGCCACCGCGACCTCCAGCGGGCGGCCCATCGCCAGCCCCGCCGCACAGGCGCTGGCCAGGGTGCAGCCGGTGCCGTGGGTATGGCGGGTGTCGATCCGCTCGCTTTCCAGCACCGTCTCGCCGTGGCCGGTGAGCAGCAGGTCGATCACGACGGGGCCCGGCACGTGGCCGCCCTTCATCAGAACCGCCCGGGCGCCCAGCTTCAGCAGCGCCTCCCCCGCCCGCCTCTGCCCGTCCAGATCGGCGACCTCCAGACCCGTCAGGGCCTCGGCCTCGGGCGCATTGGGGGTCAGAAGCGCCGCACGCGGGATCATCAGGCGCGCGACCGCCTGCACCGCCTCGTCCGGCAGCAGCGGATGACCGCCTTTGGCCACCATCACCGGATCGACCACGGCCGGCGCCTTGGCCTCGTCCAGCAAGGCGGCGACGGTTTCCACCACCTCGACCGAGCCGAGCATGCCGGTCTTCACCGCATCCGCGCCGATGTCGTCCAGCACAGCGCGCGCCTGGGCCGCGATCAGATCCAGCGATAGCGGATGCACGCCGTGGACGCCCAGCGTGTTCTGCACGGTGATCGCGGTGATGGCGGTCGCGGCGAACCCGCCCATCATGGTCACCGCCTTGATGTCGGCCTGAACGCCAGCTCCGCCGCCTGAGTCCGAGCCGGCGATAATCAGAACGCGGCCCAAAGGACTGATCGCCATCAGTGCGCCCCTGAGAACAGCTTCAGGCCGACAATGCCGGAAACGATCAGCAGGATGCAGACAAGGCGCACCGCCGTGGCCGGCTCGCCATAGACCAGGATGCCCACGCTCGCCGCGCCCACCGCGCCGATGCCGGTCCAGATGGCGTAGGCGGTGCCGATCGGCAGCCGCTGGGTCGCCACCCACAGCAGGAACATGCTGGCCCCAAGCGCCGCCAGCACGCCCAGCGACGTCAGCGGCCGGCTGGGCCCGACGTTCTTCAGGCCGGACGCCCAGAGCACTTCCAGAACACCGGCGACGACTAGCGTCAGCCACGGATTGATCGACATTATCCAAGTCATGCCCGGGACATGGGACAAGCCGGGACCAAGGGCAAGCCGCAGATCAGCCCAGAGGTCGGGCCAGAGATCAGGCCAGAGATCAGGCCAGCGGCCCCTTGAAGATGAAGAAGGCGCCCAGCGCAATGAAGCCGAAGCCGACCAGATGGTTCACCGTCAGCTTCTCGCCGAGGTACAGCACCGAAAAGCCCGCGAAGACCGCGAGGGTGATCACCTCCTGCATCGTCTTCAGCTCCGCGGCCGAATAGACCTGATGGCCGATGCGGTTGGCCGGCACCGCCAGCCAGTATTCGAAGAACGCCACGCCCCAGCTGGTCATTACCGCGATCCACAACGGCTTGGGATTGCCCTTCAGATGGCCATACCAGGCAAAGGTCATAAAGAGGTTGGACGCGACCAGCAGCAGGATCGGCGACAGGTAAGGGCTTACGGGCATCGCGGTCTCAGTCCAGAAGCGGGCGAGCGACACGCGAGGCCTCGACCGCCGTCTGCACCTTCAGCGCCTGAACCGTCTCGCGCACGTCGTGGACCCGCACCATGCGGGCGCCGCGCCGCGCCGCCTCCAGCGCCAGCGCCAGCGAGCCGCCCAGCCGGTCGCCGGCCTCCACCGCCGTGTCGTCGATGGCGCGGATCGTGCGCTTGCGGCTGGCGGCGTAGAGAACGGGAAACCCCGTCTCCGCCAGCACGTCCAGCCGCGCGGTCAGGTCCAGGTTGTGCTGCAACGTCTTGCCGAAGCCGATGCCCGGATCGAGCCAGATGCGCTCGGCGGCCACGCCGGCGTCCATCGCGGCCTGCGCCCGCGCGACCAGATGATCGCGCACCTCGGCCACCACGTCGCCATAGCGCGGATCGTCTTGCATGGTGCGCGGCTCGCCCTTCATGTGCATCAGCACCACCTCGCAGCCCAGCTCGGCGGCGATGCCGGCGCCATCGTGAGAATGGCCGAGCGCGGTGACGTCGTTCCACATCGTCGCCCCGGCAGCAACGGCGGCACGCACCACGCCCGGCTTCATGGTGTCGATGCTGATGCGGCCGCCCCAGCGTGCGCGGACGCGTTCGATCACCGGCGCGGTGCGGTTGATCTCCTCGGCCTCGCCGACCGGCTCTGCGCCCGGCCGGGTGCTTTCGCCGCCGATGTCCAGCACGTCCGCGCCCTGCCCGGCCAACCGCAGCGCATGGTCCGTCGCCGCCTCCACCGACGCCCAGCGCCCGCCGTCGGAAAAGCTGTCGGGCGTGACGTTGACGATGCCCATGACGAGAGGCCGCATGGTCATGGGGTCTTCTGCGGATAGACCGTCTCGCCGCGCTTCAGCATGGCAACAAGCCTTTCGAGGGCGCGGGCGCGTCCGGCGGGCGTCTTCGGCGCCTCGGTGCGGAAGATCAGCGCAAAACGATTCTGCGCGGTCAAGCCTTCGAACATCGCTCGCGCGCCGGGTTCGGCGTCGATGGCCGCCAGCAGGTCGTCCGGCGCGACCGCGCCGCGGATTCGGTAGGCGGCCTCCCACCGGCCGTCCGCCTTGGCCGCCTCGACCTGTGCGAGCCCGTGCGCCGTCATACGGCCGTCGGCGATCAGCCGTTCGACGTTGGCGACATTGACCTGGCTCCAGACGCTCTTTTTGCCGCGAGGGGTGAACCTCTGAAGGAAGCTGACCTCGTCCAGACCCTTGCGCACGGAATCGATCCAGCCCCAGCACAAGGCCTCGTCAACGGCCTCGGCCCAGGTGACCGAAGCCACGCCCGACCTGACCTTGAACATGCGAACCCACACCTCGGATTCGGACATGTGGCGCCCGGCGAGCCAGTCGCCGAACGCCGCGCTGTTTTCGAAGGCGCGGATCCGGTCCGGGTCTACGACGATCGGCGCCATTCGCCCTCCGCGCGATCAGGCCCGCCGCCGTCGCCGGTCGGCGGGCCCAGAGCCTCAGTGCACCGTCGGCACGCTGGTCGTGGCGGGCTTGGCGACGGGCACGGCGATCTCGGTTCCGTCCGACACCGGCGTCACCGGCACCGCGACCGAA
The genomic region above belongs to Brevundimonas sp. PAMC22021 and contains:
- a CDS encoding GumC family protein, with the translated sequence MDAGLQAPAGWRGAIGEGVDLHRLIGVVRRRLWLACAVFLLTTVATMAAIRMQPTLYTAVASLTIDTRRARVVDSEAVLSGLTAESAVVDTEVEILRSRQLAERVVDALRLVQDPEFAEPRSGRRFGVAGGPAVLSDPQARKEQVIDAVLERLGIARTGGTYVMNVAFESRDPAKAARIANAFADQYLLQQLEAKGDATRQANGWLTERLAALRAEVEAAEGAVERYRAENGLLSADGATLTEQEISAYNQQRAAARSQLAEEQARLRTARAQLARGSSGEDVGEALQSQVVQQLRARRAEASARVADLSSRYGERHPDMVRARHELSDADEQIDAEIRRIVSNLEARVQVARERAGAVDASLDEARRTLAIDNAAGVRLNELERHASSVRTLYQSFLARFQETSASEGAEQSDARIVSRARTPSEPSSPNIPLMLAGGLVAALVLALVAVGLAEMLDSGLRHGEDVEQRLGKPSLGQAPLLRSVAEKADRSLAPADYVLKRPLSPFAEAFRTLRAAILHSRPGRNVQVVALCSALPDEGKSTTALSLARISALAGGRVVLVDCDLRRRAVARMLRVEPEVGLLEVLDGSAALDQALHLDEGSGAWVLPLARGGATPRDILGGREMDRLMAALRERFDLVILDTPPLLAASEARVLATRADAAVVLARWRRTPDRVVGSALRMLEQSGAAAVGVVLTQVDMNAQARHGYGDIDYDYADYVAFAQPRAD
- a CDS encoding outer membrane beta-barrel protein, with the protein product MVLLAASTWASDAMAQVSAQPAPLFERDRGMAVRDRPHPEYEATGARLGGFVLRPRAEVGTEIVDNLYAAPADRVADSLLRLAAGASLRSTWSRHALVVQADGVARRHASASREDSSDGSLDLSGRLDLTRDMDLAFGAGLSRRAEPRGAVDAPDVSAEPIVIEARELHLQGRRVSGRFRTTLRAEQRRLDFRDGETAAGEEVDQDHRDRTVSRLTGRADYAVTPAVALFVQGSADRRDYDSARGRDSAGGEALLGADFEVGALIRAQIAAGHVRQAFDDPAIRDIQGVAATARVEWFPTQLTTVTLTGDRTVEDAERLGSAASLSSRVALAVDHELLRNLILSARIGWRRQAYNDVDREDRRFTTALEASYLFNRRYGVRLTGIHEQRSSRGRSAGAGFEINRLAGALVARF
- a CDS encoding polysaccharide biosynthesis/export family protein → MSPAPAGPRRPALAGERDHAYGALTVWGLKMKAQTLGAWTMVLVVAMGVAANAPASAGPIQTPERVVPEYRLGPGDRVRVTVFGEEALGGTFVVDGAGAASLPLIGEVRAGGLTVAQFRDGVAAALRDGYLHEPRVSAEVVNHRPFYILGEVNRPGEYPYAAGLTVMSAAATAGGFTYRANTRRVFIKRVDENAEQAYPLTSSTPVAPGDTLRIGERYF
- a CDS encoding HU family DNA-binding protein encodes the protein MTTQAELIAAVAKDTGVSQGDAGKVLTSIVENIHKSLKEGGDVRISNLGVFDTADRAEREGRNPATGQTIKIAASKAVRFRVSKPLKDAVNG
- the fliP gene encoding flagellar type III secretion system pore protein FliP (The bacterial flagellar biogenesis protein FliP forms a type III secretion system (T3SS)-type pore required for flagellar assembly.), translated to MFSIPTGAELKRAALLSLFTTLVCLAWPLGALAQEAAQTGSAINIDLGTGSGLTQRVVQLVGLMTVLSLAPSIVIMTTSFVRIVVVLSLLRTALGMQQSPPNAVLVSLALFLSAIVMAPTWQDAYDSGIRPLLDQQMELPQAFDAASEPVKTFMLGQVDRADLALFTRLSQVEAPQNVQELPLRVVTPAFMISELKQAFSIGFLLFIPFLVIDLVVASVLMSMGMMMLPPVVVSLPFKLIFFVLVDGWRLVAGSLVESFQRAAGGG